The DNA region TTCAGAGTGAAGCCATCGATCTGGAAAAGTAAACATAAACTTCAATATCATAAATGTTCTCATTTTGTGTTACTTACTACTGCCTCTAACCTCTGATCCAAACCTGGTTGAAATAATGTCCGCTGACTTAGCAGTTGGAGCATCTCCTCGTGAATATCCAGCAGGCCAACTATATTGGAGCCGTTCATCGAGAAATCCACGAAGTAGAGTACAATAAGACTAGTGTAAATAAGCATTACGAACTCGGGGGACATCACTGacataaaattatatttaattaagcTTAATATGAAATATAAGTTCGCCACCAGATGTAAATAGTAAGCGATGATCAAGGAGGCAACCTGAACTTCGTAGATTCTAGTCAATCGATCAATGAACGCTTGTAAATCAGATTGGGAGTTAGCTATTTTCTCAAAGCGATCAGCAAGGCTGCAACATGTTGTTATAAAAACCCCAATACGGTTGGGATTCAGGGATTGAGTTTCTGATATAAGCGCTTGCAGCTCTTTGTTCAGGAGGATATATCGCCCCCGAACACTCGCCATGGCCATATAGTACTGCATAATGATCACATGTACAATGACTGTCGTGCTAAAGAGGCCCCATGTGCCAAAGACCATGGAAAAAGTTGGCAGCTTCCGCATCATAAGCATAGTGATCACAATATGCACAGTATCCACCATTGTGGCGCAGAAAATCTTGAAAAGGACCCTTCTCCGGCAGTACGGGAGTATCTCCGGACTGTACTGACGACAGAACGCGTCGAAGACCTGCATAAATTCCTCACGTTTCCACCACCGACTGGCTAAAGTCAGGAAAATGCACATTATGCGAAAAAATGATAGAATTATTAGCACGTCCTCCTGAAGACGGTTCGGCAACTCCCAAGTTTTCACTATTTCACGTACGTTGAGCACATAGACAGTCAGCATGATGAAAATAACTAGGTTAGAGCAGACTGCACTTATTGAAGCTCGAGTGGTAACTTGAGCTCGACCCGTTTTAAAATCGATCTCAAAGTTTACCATGCCAGTTAGGCGTCCAATAAAATACGAATAGGATAAACACCATTTGAATAAGTCCACCATTGTGTTATACTGAACATTGCCTTAGGAGAGTTCTCACTGGTTTATCCAATTGTCGGACTCTGTCAGAACTGAGTCAGAATTTCTGACATGTGTGACTGATTgcctaaattaaaaaatgatatcgTGTCATCAGAACCCACCTAATTTATCGACTTAGTAGGGACGGATTCAGGATTGGATAGTTGTGGTGGGTTTGTTTTCCCAAGAGAGGAGATAAGACCGATCCTTTAAagtaatttgtttttggatcaCTTATTACTAACTTGGTAAATCGATACAGCAATGTATTTTTTGAACTATCGATTTTTAACTTTTGCCATTGTTTTAAGAAATGTGCATGCAGATCGAATTTGTAGATTAAGCGGACGTCCATATTTGATCGTTTCTTGAGCATCTCTAAAGGGGAAATCTAGAAGTGtaatacttaaataaaaatcaaggAAAAACGATAATTTAAATGGTATCAAAAACAttgattataattatttttgatatGAAGCAGTAACCCTAAGAATACTATAAAATTGAATAGAATATCGAATAGAATGGATGGAATTTTAACGGACTCTAATTTGATTTTGAATCGCAAGAGTTAAGTTCTCAAATAATAAGTAATAACTGGACAAGTATACCTTATTGTGATGCCTTACAGCCTTATGTATTTATATAGAGGAGGATTTTTCAATGAAAAATCATAGTAGTAGACTGTTTAGATGTGGTCCCTCCACCTCATCGCCTGTAACAAAAGGCGGCAACAGGTGCACAATTACCTGGGCAACAACGACAATAACAACTATGAAACATGCGTTAATTGCCAAGAGACTGCGACTGAGACTGGGATATGGGTGCTACTTGGGGCCCAGACCCAGGCACGGTGAcaaaattaaacttaattgTTTTATGACAGGCCTGGACCGCCTGGCCAGGAGGCCACTCCAACTCGGTTTCGGTCTGTGTAGCCCATGGATGCCAGGTTGGATGGGGATTGAATCCGAATCCAACTTGGAATCACAGACGACAGCAGCTTCCAAAAGCGGcataaaaaaacacaaaaacagtTGACATTTTTTAGGGTCTTTAACTGCGTTTCTCAGTCAGCGCTTTTgtcttttttgtttaattgtttttCTTGTAAACGATTTTTGCTGTaaggtgtttgtttttttttttcttttcttaccGCCACCGACAGCTCccattttataatatttattaaaaaatgttttaccCAGAAGCCGAGATTTCGTGTAATGAACCAGACTGGGGACAGCACAACAGCAGGTGCTGGATAACTCTGGGTTATAGACCCCAGACGAACACCACGTCTCTGAGCAAAAGTGACTCTGAAGTCGGGCGCTGGCATCTAGTCGACATTTCTATCATTGTTTTAAGGTAAACTTTAAgcatttttatgtcaatcaTAAGAGAGCCGGGCTCAAAGGAGGCCACAGCTTAATGAAAGGAAAAGGTTTTTGCTTTTGGTTATTTCTGGAAATCGCTTAGTGAAATATGCAGTCGCAAATTCTTTGTAGAAGTTCGTATGAATAAGTTAGGTAAGTAGTTCAGAAGTGAATGGAAAGGATTCCTGAAGTAAGTTGAAGGACATAATTACTTATACACTTTGtctttaaaacttaaaaaaaaaaattaacactAAATAAAATTCCCGTAAGCACAACTAACCAAAACTCGACCTGATGTAAGCCTagaatacttaaaaaaaacaacttCTTCAATTTAGAGGTGTTTTCTGAATGAGGGGTTTACTATTCGGGATAAGTAAATTATATGTTTTGGATTAAATCAGTTCCTCAACAAGTAAGGGCAAAATTCTAGTTATATTTGTTGTTTAAATCGTATAAAAAGGCTCCGTCGGGAATTATCGTTTGAAAAACTAATAAGTAAACCACATTGAAAACAAATTTGTCTGtgcaaaatatttcaatttaaaaatgttaagctATAACCTTGTAATGATATTTAGGAATACGCCTTTTATGATCAATGTTATTACTTTCTTTTATGGtttaaaagattaaaaaaacttttaaaagaaTTCTAACTATTAATTCCTTAATAATGGTTTATGAATGTTATTACTTCAGactatttaataaatttttcgCTTCGAAATGCCAAATCCCTTGACCGTTATAGCCCGTTTTTTTCCAATAAAACACATTTACTTTGCAATTTTAATGAGCTAAAACAGCTAATGCTATGAGTCTAAAGCGTTTCGACATCAATTAGTGCTGTTTAATGCGACCTACATTCCTATTGAACCGCTAGACCTGGCATCGCGAACCTCTAGAGGAAGTCAACTTCTGTCTGGCGGACATGGATGGCCATGTCTCACGGCTGATTGTCATTTGTCAAAAGGTTGGGGAGGTGGACGACTGGCACGAGGGGACTGGACCAACAAAAAGCCAGATAAAACCGCCCAATTAGCGACACAGTTAAACGTCAACATCCTCACGGCTCCACATCCGGAGGAGCCGAGATCTGTCTGTCAGTCAGTTTCTTTTAAGTCGCTGCTCCTCATATGTAGCCGGTGACGGTTACATTTTCGCCATCAATCAGCGGGCGCCTGGCTCAAAAAATGCGGAACCGACAAAAAGCCACTATAAAATCGCAGTCCTGCGTCATTCTTCGATCTTCGAGCCTTTGCCGCAATTAACCGGCACTTATCGTTTGgaatacatatatcttttttcAAAAGTCGATGGTGGTCGAAGTGTGTTCGCACTAGCAGCTGTGAAATTGGGTTTATTGGGCcgctaaaatattttacaaatgtCACGAGtctcaaatttatttattcatgtTTTACGGCCGTCTCTTGAGCGAACAATGCAATCGACGTTTTTATTAGCATCccaataaaactaaaaaaacaaAGCATATATTCGAATATTGTGTAGCAATATTTCATTTGATCGAAAAGCTACCGTTTCTCTGGACCAAAAACACAGCCATGGTCTGTTTGGGCACAAAGCTGGGCCATTGTGGCACTCATCGAGTTTCGAATTCCGAATTTCCAGTGACGTATAATTGATTAACACCCATCTTGAACTCCGCCAAGCGGTTGTCTTGAGGTCTCTTTTATGGTTCTGTTATTTGACTTAGTTATTTAATACGTTTTTGCCGCTTGAGTAGCCGGAACTAAAGCTGTCCCCAATGTGAAGTGCATTTATGACCCACACTTTCTTAAATGTGAATGTAAGGCATCTTCTTTTTTCGATTTCTATTATATGGTATAGGAACAAAATCAAGTATAACTTTGGGAACGAAATAAAAAACGTTATTTTTTTGCACATAAAGAACAGTTTTACATAttcttttataatattaatttataaagGAATCATTTTCTACCTTAGGAGTataacattatttatttattacattGTTCTGAAAACTTGTTTAATATAATAGGATCTTAAAGGTCAGAAGTACACTTTTTATAGATCtcataatacattttaatatgacaatacaaaaattgttttgaatACGACAATACCCCTTAAAGAGCAATGCATATAGGAAcgttataaaaatgtttttactaATAACGCCAAATACAATTTActagttaaataaaatacagtAAATTGGATCCATTCAAGCTAagaatatctttaaaaaaaacgaCTGACCTACATACAAAAGGGATTTCCGTATATCACTCAACTTTCACTCTTCTTTTATTGTGGcccaataaataaggaaacACTCCATTCAGTTTTATGCACTACCCATACCAATAATTTACTCACTGGCCCTGTGGGCTCCCTATCGCCATTCAAATCCCCCAAGCAGCAATTGTAacgtttaattaatttaattaactcAAGGATTAACTGCCGAGAC from Drosophila subpulchrella strain 33 F10 #4 breed RU33 chromosome 2L, RU_Dsub_v1.1 Primary Assembly, whole genome shotgun sequence includes:
- the LOC119547555 gene encoding putative gustatory receptor 59d; the encoded protein is MVDLFKWCLSYSYFIGRLTGMVNFEIDFKTGRAQVTTRASISAVCSNLVIFIMLTVYVLNVREIVKTWELPNRLQEDVLIILSFFRIMCIFLTLASRWWKREEFMQVFDAFCRQYSPEILPYCRRRVLFKIFCATMVDTVHIVITMLMMRKLPTFSMVFGTWGLFSTTVIVHVIIMQYYMAMASVRGRYILLNKELQALISETQSLNPNLMSPEFVMLIYTSLIVLYFVDFSMNGSNIVGLLDIHEEMLQLLSQRTLFQPGLDQRSMASL